Within Desulfolithobacter dissulfuricans, the genomic segment GAAAGTGTCGTTGGCCTCACGACGGACATTGCGGATGGCCACCCGGAACTCCTCGGCCACTTTCTTGACCTGCTTGACAAGCTCCCGGCGCCGCTCCTCGGTGAGCTGCGGGATATTGAGGCGGATAACCTTGCCGTCATTGACCGGGGTCAGTCCCAGGTCCGAGGCCATGATCGCCTTTTCGATATGGGGCAGCATCTGCGGATCCCATGGCTGGATCACGATCTGCCGGCTCTCAGGAATGGTGATGGTCCCCACCTGGTTGAGCGGCAGGGTGGAACCGTAGGCATCCACCTTGACATCATCCAGCAGAGACAGGGAGGCGCGTCCGGTGCGAATTTTTGTCAGTTCCCGCTTAAAGGCCTCAACACTGGATTCCATCTTTGCATTGAGTTGCTCGATAACCTCCATCTCTCCCTCCTGACCGCCGGTGGCGGAATCTTTTTTTTGAAACCAAATAACTTCAGTGCATCTCCAACCAGAAAAAAATCCCTGCGGGACCGACAGTCTTGGCTGCAGACGTGACGGCCGGTTATTGCCGGGTAATCAGGGTGCCGATATTCTCTCCGGCGGCCGCGCGAACAATGTTGCCCTGTTTTTTCATGTTGAAGACAAAAACAGGCAGGTTGCTGTCGCGGGCCAGGGATATGCCGGCCGCATCCATGACCCTGAGGTTCTCCTGCAGTACCCTGGTATAACTCAGGGTGTCGAAGCGCACGGCCTGGGGATCCTTTTCCGGATCCCGGTCATAGACACCATCCACCCTGGTTGCCTTCATGATCACGTCGGCATTGATTTCAAGTGCCCGCAGGACCGCAGCGGTATCGGTGGTAAAATAGGGATTGCCGGTTCCGGCGGCAAAGATCACCACCCGGCCCTTTTCAAGATGCCTCAGGGCCCGGCGGCGGATATAGGGTTCACAGACCGTCTGCATGGGAATGGCCGACATGACCCGGGCCGGCACCAGCTGCTGCTCCAGACCATCCTGCATGGCCAGGGCATTCATCACCGTGGCCAGCATGCCCATGTTATCGGCATTGGCCCGGTCCATGCCCGAGGCCGCACCGGCCATACCGCGGAAAATGTTGCCGGCGCCAATAACCAGGCCAAGCTGAACTCCCTGGGAGTGAACCTGCTTGATTTCCGAAGCCACGAACTGAATCATTTCCGGTGAAATGCCGAAGCAGTCTTCACCCATGAGAGCCTCGCCGCTGATCTTCAACAGGATACGGTTGTATTTCATCCTGAATGCCTCCGAAATGTACAGG encodes:
- the frr gene encoding ribosome recycling factor: MESSVEAFKRELTKIRTGRASLSLLDDVKVDAYGSTLPLNQVGTITIPESRQIVIQPWDPQMLPHIEKAIMASDLGLTPVNDGKVIRLNIPQLTEERRRELVKQVKKVAEEFRVAIRNVRREANDTFKKMKKDKEISEDEMFRLQEEAQKATDAFIKQIDEIAAGKEKEVMEV
- the pyrH gene encoding UMP kinase, yielding MKYNRILLKISGEALMGEDCFGISPEMIQFVASEIKQVHSQGVQLGLVIGAGNIFRGMAGAASGMDRANADNMGMLATVMNALAMQDGLEQQLVPARVMSAIPMQTVCEPYIRRRALRHLEKGRVVIFAAGTGNPYFTTDTAAVLRALEINADVIMKATRVDGVYDRDPEKDPQAVRFDTLSYTRVLQENLRVMDAAGISLARDSNLPVFVFNMKKQGNIVRAAAGENIGTLITRQ